One window of Colias croceus chromosome 6, ilColCroc2.1 genomic DNA carries:
- the LOC123692538 gene encoding eukaryotic translation initiation factor 3 subunit G, translating into MPVADEIQSSWADEVEIDQGALPPPSEVVENGLKIVTEYKYDNDNKKVKIVRTYKIEKRVVSKSVAKRKTWSKFGDSANDKPGPNPATTNVSEDVFMQFISSKEEAQRPDDGELDGLKPPTSSVIFKCRTCQGEHWTSSCPFKHTQLAQTKANEAAKAAEAKAAASSNKYVAPNLREGANRGTGREPPGARRGDDVAAIRISNLSNFAVEADLDDLVKGFGPVHKLYLAKEKSTGLCKGFAYVHFRFKADAAKAIQTLNGHGYDHLILNVEWSKPPQNN; encoded by the exons ATGCCGGTTGCCGATGAAATACAGTCTTCTTGGGCTGATGAAGTTGAGATTGATCAGGGTGCTCTTCCACCACCCTCCGAAGTCGTTGAAAATGGCTTAAAAATTGTGACTGaatacaaatacgataatgaCAACAAAAAAGTCAAAATAGTACGCACTTACAAAATAGAGAAGCGTGTAGTTTCCAAG AGTGTTGCCAAGCGTAAAACATGGAGTAAGTTTGGTGACTCTGCAAATGATAAACCTGGTCCCAATCCAGCAACAACTAATGTTTCTGAAGATGTTTTTATGCAATTCATAAGTAGCAAGGAAGAGGCTCAACGACCCGATGATGGTGAATTAGATGGATTGAAG ccACCAACAAGCAGTGTTATATTCAAATGCCGTACCTGTCAAGGAGAACATTGGACTTCAAGTTGTCCATTCAAGCACACTCAGCTTGCTCAAACTAAGGCTAATGAAGCCGCTAAAGCTGCAG AGGCAAAAGCAGCTGCATCGTCAAACAAATATGTTGCTCCCAACTTGCGTGAAGGTGCTAACCGTGGAACAGGTCGCGAGCCACCTGGTGCGAGACGTGGTGATGATGTTGCAGCCATTCGTATCTCCAACCTGAGTAACTTTGCTGTTGAAGCTGATCTTGACGACCTTGTCAAAGGGTTTGGTCCAGTACATAAGCTCTATCTCGCTAAGGAAAAG AGCACTGGACTTTGCAAAGGATTCGCCTATGTCCATTTCAGATTTAAAGCTGATGCTGCGAAAGCTATTCAAACCCTTAATGGACATGGTTATGATCACTTGATTCTGAATGTGGAGTGGTCTAAACCCCCACAAAATAACTAA